One segment of Pantoea sp. Lij88 DNA contains the following:
- a CDS encoding RES family NAD+ phosphorylase, translated as MAVPFFRLVKSEYAMTAFDGFGARTYGGRWNSVGTVCVYMGSSRALCVLEALVHLTIQDLAHDYVMLAISVPESLITELSLAALPDDWQADPAPASTRQIGDDWLARPDNGLVLKVPSTLTGEWNALFNPRHPAAAGIVSQVVAEPFFFDPRFRLQ; from the coding sequence ATGGCGGTGCCTTTCTTTCGCCTGGTGAAAAGCGAATATGCGATGACCGCGTTCGATGGTTTTGGGGCCCGCACCTATGGCGGGCGCTGGAATTCTGTCGGCACGGTCTGTGTCTATATGGGATCGAGCCGGGCGCTCTGTGTGCTGGAGGCGCTGGTACATCTCACCATTCAGGATCTGGCGCATGACTACGTGATGCTGGCCATCAGCGTTCCGGAATCGCTGATCACCGAGCTGTCGCTGGCGGCGTTACCCGATGACTGGCAGGCCGATCCTGCGCCTGCGTCTACGCGGCAGATTGGTGACGACTGGCTCGCCAGACCGGACAACGGCCTGGTGCTGAAGGTGCCGAGCACGCTGACCGGAGAATGGAATGCGCTGTTCAATCCCCGTCATCCGGCAGCGGCGGGCATCGTCAGTCAGGTCGTGGCAGAGCCGTTTTTCTTCGATCCGCGCTTCCGGCTGCAGTAG
- the ampC gene encoding class C beta-lactamase, giving the protein MKKSLFCFALLSLSASCVAADLSSQQVTSLVKAAIEPLMEQQAIPGMSVAVLYKGRAQFVNFGVADLESGRRVTENTLFELGSVSKTFTGTLAGIMIRNGEIRLNDPVQKVWPQLTGEQWRPVRMLHLATYTAGGLPLQLPDDVTDQASLLSFYQHWQPEAAPGTLRQYSNASIGLFGSLMVKGDYEQAMARNVFQPLRLTRTYITVPPSMMPDYAWGYKKGQPVRVSPGMLDAEAYGVKSTARDMLTFMQANVDPNRLSSGNTVLRNAIRTAQSRYFKVGRFYQGLGWEIYDWPVTADTVISDSDNDVALKPRPATLINPVGPSQSASWVHKTGSTNGFGAYIAFIPEQNSGIVILANKSYPNPLRIRAAWQIMQALQQGTPD; this is encoded by the coding sequence ATGAAAAAGTCTTTGTTTTGCTTTGCATTATTGTCTCTCTCTGCCAGCTGTGTTGCCGCCGATCTCTCCTCACAGCAGGTCACTTCTCTGGTTAAAGCCGCGATTGAACCGCTGATGGAGCAGCAGGCGATCCCCGGCATGTCGGTGGCGGTGCTGTATAAAGGCCGGGCGCAGTTTGTGAACTTCGGCGTGGCCGATCTCGAATCAGGCCGCCGGGTGACAGAAAACACGCTGTTTGAGCTGGGTTCGGTGAGTAAAACTTTTACCGGCACCCTGGCCGGGATCATGATCCGCAACGGCGAAATACGCCTTAACGATCCGGTGCAGAAGGTCTGGCCGCAGCTGACCGGTGAGCAGTGGCGTCCGGTACGGATGCTGCATCTGGCGACCTACACCGCAGGCGGCCTGCCTTTACAGCTGCCCGATGACGTGACCGATCAGGCTTCGCTGCTCAGCTTTTATCAACACTGGCAGCCAGAGGCAGCGCCAGGCACGCTTCGCCAGTACTCAAACGCCAGTATTGGCTTGTTTGGCTCGCTGATGGTGAAGGGCGATTATGAGCAGGCGATGGCGCGAAATGTGTTTCAGCCGCTGCGCCTGACGCGCACTTACATCACAGTACCGCCGTCGATGATGCCGGACTACGCCTGGGGCTATAAAAAGGGTCAGCCGGTTCGGGTTTCCCCCGGCATGCTGGATGCCGAAGCCTACGGCGTTAAATCCACCGCACGTGACATGCTGACCTTTATGCAGGCCAACGTCGATCCCAACCGCTTATCTTCGGGCAATACCGTGCTGCGTAATGCCATCCGCACCGCGCAGTCGCGCTATTTCAAAGTCGGGCGTTTCTATCAGGGGCTGGGATGGGAGATCTACGACTGGCCTGTTACTGCCGACACGGTCATCAGCGACAGTGACAATGATGTGGCGCTGAAACCGCGGCCGGCGACCCTGATCAATCCGGTCGGGCCGTCGCAGAGCGCCAGCTGGGTGCATAAAACCGGATCCACCAATGGATTTGGTGCCTATATCGCCTTTATTCCTGAGCAGAACAGCGGCATCGTGATCCTTGCGAATAAGAGCTACCCGAATCCGCTGCGCATCAGGGCGGCCTGGCAGATAATGCAGGCGTTACAGCAGGGTACGCCTGACTAA
- a CDS encoding antitoxin Xre/MbcA/ParS toxin-binding domain-containing protein: MSIAIYTPAQHRRDTSLLHALNLPETLPDAHQRIAVGFSSGVLKRTASLSTFDEGWLCRLAGIDRTTYNRKVKDPQQTFSPDQSGRIYMLIRVLSAASKLFRDDRARLVQWLETPAKALGGKKPAEMTTTVVGAEAVINLIGQLEHGVIT, translated from the coding sequence ATGTCCATCGCTATCTATACACCCGCTCAGCATCGTCGCGATACATCGCTGCTGCATGCCCTGAATCTGCCCGAAACGCTGCCCGATGCGCACCAGCGTATCGCGGTGGGGTTCAGTAGCGGCGTGCTGAAACGCACGGCATCATTGTCTACCTTTGATGAGGGCTGGTTATGCCGTCTGGCGGGCATCGATCGCACCACCTACAACCGCAAAGTGAAAGATCCGCAGCAGACCTTTTCGCCCGATCAGAGCGGACGTATCTATATGCTGATCCGCGTTTTGTCTGCTGCCAGCAAACTGTTTCGCGACGACAGAGCGCGTCTGGTGCAGTGGCTGGAAACGCCCGCCAAAGCGCTGGGCGGTAAAAAACCGGCGGAGATGACCACGACCGTAGTGGGTGCAGAAGCGGTAATTAACCTGATTGGCCAGCTTGAGCATGGCGTGATCACCTGA